Proteins encoded in a region of the Veillonella parvula genome:
- a CDS encoding ExbD/TolR family protein, translating into MKRMSRMEGEKPTLMVIPMIDIIFFLLVFFMISTIYTIPQQSLSIILPKTKTQQSAELRPVLIDFEKSGQLMIDDGYVTKEQLISSVKAKIGENKNQNFLIRADKDLSYGKVVELMDDMKVAGAASISIATVNK; encoded by the coding sequence ATGAAACGAATGAGTCGTATGGAGGGAGAAAAGCCTACTTTAATGGTTATTCCTATGATTGATATCATCTTTTTCTTGCTCGTATTTTTTATGATTAGCACCATATATACAATTCCACAACAATCCTTATCTATTATACTGCCAAAAACGAAAACGCAGCAGTCCGCTGAGTTGCGCCCGGTTTTAATTGATTTTGAAAAATCTGGGCAGCTGATGATAGATGATGGGTATGTGACGAAAGAACAGCTTATTAGCTCTGTGAAAGCCAAGATTGGAGAGAATAAAAATCAAAATTTCCTTATTCGTGCCGATAAGGATTTGAGCTATGGCAAGGTCGTGGAGTTAATGGATGATATGAAAGTAGCCGGCGCTGCAAGTATTAGTATTGCCACTGTTAATAAATAG
- a CDS encoding MotA/TolQ/ExbB proton channel family protein, with protein sequence MKEAWELFLHGGFVMWPLLVALIIAVAIAIERIAYYRQLKREMFALNDALEESEMNWQSLLTSLESKYTANISYNLPRVLGQCQNRNVLQSKMEDMVAHVYTHASRGLDWLSTIITIAPLLGLLGTVTGMIGAFQVFGADGAVPTAITGGVGEALVATASGLCVAIVALCFHAAFTHHVRMTISRLEDSFSRVLDSYDRGHAA encoded by the coding sequence ATGAAAGAGGCTTGGGAATTATTCTTACATGGTGGATTTGTTATGTGGCCATTACTAGTGGCCCTTATCATTGCCGTAGCTATAGCGATTGAACGTATAGCTTATTATCGACAATTGAAGCGGGAAATGTTTGCTCTGAATGATGCATTAGAAGAGAGCGAAATGAACTGGCAATCCTTATTAACTAGCTTAGAATCTAAATATACAGCTAATATTTCGTATAATCTACCTCGCGTGCTTGGACAGTGTCAGAATCGTAATGTATTGCAATCCAAAATGGAGGATATGGTGGCTCATGTTTATACGCACGCTTCTCGTGGCCTTGATTGGCTCTCTACCATTATTACGATAGCACCATTATTAGGCTTACTTGGTACTGTAACGGGTATGATTGGTGCCTTTCAGGTATTCGGTGCTGACGGTGCGGTACCTACTGCTATTACCGGTGGTGTGGGGGAAGCCCTTGTCGCAACTGCTTCCGGGCTTTGCGTGGCTATTGTAGCATTATGTTTCCATGCTGCATTTACCCATCATGTACGCATGACGATATCTCGTTTAGAAGATTCATTTTCTCGTGTTTTAGATTCTTATGATCGGGGGCATGCTGCATGA
- a CDS encoding DUF2922 domain-containing protein, with protein MAEKRVVYLTFSTVGGKSTSVTISAPRAGITLQDAKTAANALVANKVILGAGDAELAAFTTAREVKTQTTELQ; from the coding sequence ATGGCGGAAAAACGCGTTGTATATCTTACATTTTCTACGGTCGGTGGTAAAAGCACATCAGTCACAATTAGTGCTCCTCGTGCTGGAATTACTTTACAAGATGCTAAAACAGCGGCTAATGCGTTAGTGGCTAACAAAGTCATTCTTGGTGCTGGTGATGCAGAATTAGCAGCATTTACTACGGCTCGTGAAGTAAAGACACAAACTACTGAATTGCAATAG
- a CDS encoding DUF1659 domain-containing protein has product MANIKRTKLVLRFNIGTEDAPKYKDVTYTRVAEEASDDHVKTVGNALAALYDHSLSDVVRVNEVSLGH; this is encoded by the coding sequence ATGGCCAATATTAAACGCACTAAATTGGTGTTGCGTTTTAACATCGGTACCGAAGATGCGCCGAAGTACAAAGACGTAACCTATACTCGTGTTGCGGAAGAAGCGTCTGACGATCATGTGAAAACCGTTGGTAATGCGCTGGCAGCCTTGTATGACCACAGCTTGTCCGACGTGGTCCGCGTCAATGAAGTATCCTTAGGACATTAA
- a CDS encoding CoB--CoM heterodisulfide reductase iron-sulfur subunit B family protein, with product MKYAFFPGCVLESAAKEDYLATVAVAKKLGIELEELDGWTCCGASHVQDIAPEITLATNARNIALAEEKGLNLLTVCNTCTLMLREAKNELDANEKEKNEVNKKLAQIGKQYRGTTDITHFLWVLIRDYGLDKLKAKVVKPLTGLRVAEYYGCHILRPQTEMGFEDYQMPTSLADLISAIGATPIDFSRKLDCCGFHAVYPAHDSVMQMTGSINKDAATEGADCVVTPCPLCQMQLDMFQKEAKEVVGGGKDMPILHMSQLVGLALGISPAEMGMPKRHLTDTAAVTKFVG from the coding sequence ATGAAATACGCATTTTTCCCAGGTTGCGTTCTTGAAAGCGCTGCCAAAGAAGACTACTTAGCAACAGTTGCTGTAGCTAAAAAATTAGGCATCGAGTTGGAAGAACTTGACGGTTGGACTTGCTGTGGCGCGTCCCACGTTCAAGACATCGCTCCAGAAATTACACTTGCTACAAATGCTCGTAACATTGCATTGGCAGAAGAAAAAGGTTTGAACCTTTTAACTGTATGTAACACTTGTACTTTGATGCTTCGTGAAGCTAAAAATGAACTTGATGCAAACGAAAAAGAAAAGAACGAAGTTAATAAAAAATTAGCTCAAATCGGTAAACAATACCGCGGTACAACTGATATTACTCATTTCTTATGGGTATTGATCCGCGATTACGGTTTGGATAAATTGAAAGCTAAAGTTGTTAAACCTTTAACTGGTTTACGTGTAGCTGAATATTATGGTTGCCATATTCTTCGCCCTCAAACTGAAATGGGCTTCGAAGATTATCAAATGCCTACATCTTTAGCAGATTTAATCTCCGCTATCGGTGCTACACCAATCGACTTCTCCCGTAAACTTGATTGCTGCGGTTTCCATGCTGTATACCCTGCACATGATTCCGTAATGCAAATGACTGGCTCTATCAACAAAGATGCGGCTACAGAAGGCGCAGATTGCGTAGTTACTCCTTGCCCACTTTGCCAAATGCAACTTGATATGTTCCAAAAAGAAGCAAAAGAAGTTGTAGGCGGCGGCAAAGATATGCCAATCTTGCATATGTCCCAATTAGTAGGTCTTGCTCTTGGCATTTCCCCTGCTGAAATGGGCATGCCTAAACGTCACTTAACTGACACTGCAGCAGTGACAAAATTCGTAGGTTAA
- a CDS encoding succinate dehydrogenase/fumarate reductase iron-sulfur subunit codes for MRQITYHIHRYQQGRAFVQTFKFDYEPDRTILWGLQKIKDTQDPTLTFLAACRSAVCGACSIRVNGEAMLGCESKIDELTERYGTDELTIAPIGNFRVIRDLVVDWESKVDRLKTVAPWIFLKAEFNEGDKIVRQTPADFKKFVAGTECILCGCCASECNKLTAREDDFLEPYVFTKANRFVLDSRDDAPMAHIQPAFDNGLWKCVHCMNCISRCPKHLKPAQDISNLRKEATKAGLTNSKGVRHAVAFKEDLYKTGRLKEVSMSLKSDGVVDSAKQAFYALRLWKHSKINPFELVVPQKPVNGIDGVRRLMKAAEEVSK; via the coding sequence ATGAGACAAATCACCTACCATATTCACCGTTACCAACAAGGTCGCGCGTTTGTACAGACTTTCAAATTTGATTACGAACCTGACCGTACAATCCTCTGGGGCCTTCAAAAAATTAAAGATACACAGGATCCAACATTGACATTCTTGGCAGCTTGCCGTTCCGCAGTTTGCGGCGCTTGCTCCATTCGTGTAAACGGCGAAGCGATGCTCGGCTGTGAATCTAAAATCGATGAATTAACAGAACGTTATGGCACAGACGAATTGACAATCGCTCCAATCGGCAACTTCCGTGTTATCCGTGACTTAGTTGTTGACTGGGAATCCAAAGTTGATCGCTTGAAAACAGTTGCTCCTTGGATTTTCCTTAAAGCTGAATTCAACGAAGGCGACAAAATCGTTCGTCAAACTCCGGCAGACTTCAAAAAATTCGTTGCCGGTACAGAATGTATTCTTTGCGGTTGCTGCGCATCCGAATGTAACAAATTGACTGCTCGTGAAGATGATTTCTTGGAACCATATGTATTCACTAAAGCTAACCGTTTCGTATTGGATAGCCGTGATGATGCACCTATGGCTCACATTCAACCTGCATTCGACAACGGTCTTTGGAAATGCGTTCACTGTATGAACTGTATTTCCCGTTGCCCTAAACACTTAAAACCTGCTCAAGATATTTCCAACTTGCGTAAAGAAGCTACAAAAGCTGGTCTTACTAACAGCAAAGGCGTTCGCCATGCAGTTGCTTTCAAAGAGGACCTTTACAAAACTGGTCGCTTGAAAGAAGTTTCTATGAGCTTGAAATCTGATGGTGTTGTTGATTCCGCTAAACAAGCATTCTATGCTTTACGTTTGTGGAAACACAGCAAAATCAATCCATTCGAACTTGTAGTACCTCAAAAACCTGTAAATGGTATTGATGGTGTTCGCAGACTTATGAAAGCAGCTGAGGAGGTAAGCAAATAA
- a CDS encoding FAD-binding protein gives MEQFDVLVVGSGGAGMRAALEVGRRKGLKVALITKIFPTRSATAMAQGGVNACLNNVAAEDTVETHTFDTVKGSDYLGDQDAIEFFCSRCPEGVLEMDHMGAPFSRTEENKIAQRNFGGQSYPRTCYSADKTGHVILHTTYEQCLKEGVHFLQEWYLLDLVKSAEGHVGGAVVWNMKEGRVEQIKAKAIILSTGGAGRIFWTRTTNPFLSTGDGMAAAFRAGNGLKDMEMIQFHPTGLGRTGILMSEAVRGEGGYLLNAEGERFMKKYAPNKMELASRDVVAKAIEDEIAAGRGFGSGLNAYVVADLRHLGPEVIIEKLHGIRDLAMCFEHCDPLTQPVPIRPTCHYTMGGIDVVDYKTCACELPGLFASGEASCISIHGANRLGGNSLADGVVFGKVSGAGAADYAETHEQPNVDAELAAAAKAWEARFTEVTSREGGRPVVEIRDALADAMWNKVGIFRNEEGITEALKEIEQLIEDYKTCYVGDPERTYNMAFVNYCEIGSMLTVAKAIAMGALHRRESRGAHIREDHPKRNDEKYLKHSLIKLGADGQYELTERDVVFTKYEPQERKY, from the coding sequence ATGGAACAGTTTGATGTTCTAGTAGTAGGTAGCGGTGGCGCCGGCATGCGTGCGGCTCTTGAAGTAGGTCGTCGCAAAGGCTTAAAAGTAGCTCTTATTACTAAAATTTTCCCAACTCGCTCTGCAACAGCAATGGCGCAAGGCGGTGTAAATGCATGTTTGAACAACGTTGCAGCTGAAGATACAGTTGAAACTCATACTTTCGATACTGTAAAAGGTTCTGACTATCTTGGCGACCAAGATGCAATCGAATTCTTCTGCTCTCGTTGTCCAGAAGGCGTACTTGAAATGGACCACATGGGTGCTCCATTCTCCCGTACTGAAGAGAATAAAATTGCGCAACGTAACTTCGGTGGTCAATCCTATCCACGTACTTGCTACTCTGCGGATAAAACTGGTCACGTTATTTTGCACACAACTTACGAACAATGCTTGAAAGAAGGCGTACACTTCTTACAAGAATGGTATCTTTTAGATCTTGTTAAATCTGCAGAAGGTCACGTTGGTGGCGCTGTAGTTTGGAACATGAAAGAAGGTCGCGTAGAACAAATTAAAGCGAAAGCTATTATCTTGTCTACTGGTGGTGCAGGCCGTATCTTCTGGACTCGTACTACAAACCCATTCCTTTCCACAGGCGATGGTATGGCAGCAGCATTCCGCGCTGGTAACGGCTTGAAAGATATGGAAATGATCCAATTCCATCCAACTGGTCTTGGTCGTACTGGTATCTTGATGTCCGAAGCGGTTCGTGGTGAAGGTGGTTACCTTCTTAACGCTGAAGGCGAACGTTTCATGAAAAAATATGCGCCTAACAAAATGGAATTGGCATCTCGTGACGTTGTAGCGAAAGCGATCGAAGATGAAATCGCTGCAGGTCGTGGTTTCGGTTCTGGCCTTAACGCATATGTAGTAGCTGACCTTCGTCACTTGGGCCCTGAAGTTATTATCGAAAAACTTCATGGTATCCGCGACTTAGCTATGTGCTTCGAACATTGCGATCCATTGACTCAACCGGTACCTATTCGTCCTACATGTCACTATACAATGGGCGGTATCGACGTAGTGGATTACAAAACTTGTGCATGTGAATTGCCTGGTTTGTTCGCTTCTGGCGAAGCATCTTGTATCTCCATCCACGGTGCGAACCGCTTGGGTGGTAACTCCTTGGCAGACGGTGTAGTATTCGGTAAGGTATCCGGTGCTGGCGCAGCTGATTATGCTGAAACACATGAACAACCTAACGTAGATGCGGAACTTGCTGCAGCTGCAAAAGCTTGGGAAGCTCGTTTCACAGAAGTAACATCCCGTGAAGGCGGTCGTCCGGTTGTAGAAATCCGCGATGCATTGGCTGATGCAATGTGGAATAAAGTAGGTATCTTCCGTAATGAAGAAGGTATTACTGAAGCCTTAAAAGAAATCGAACAATTGATTGAAGATTATAAAACTTGCTATGTAGGTGACCCTGAACGTACTTACAATATGGCATTCGTAAACTATTGTGAAATCGGCTCCATGTTAACAGTAGCAAAAGCTATTGCTATGGGCGCTTTACACCGCCGTGAATCTCGTGGTGCTCATATTCGTGAAGACCATCCTAAACGTAATGATGAAAAATACTTAAAACATTCTTTGATCAAATTAGGTGCTGACGGTCAATACGAATTAACAGAACGCGACGTAGTGTTCACTAAATACGAACCACAAGAAAGGAAGTACTAA
- a CDS encoding response regulator transcription factor, protein MKILLVEDEEMLNGITAKYLRAENMTVDTCFNGQQAIDYVNTSSYDVIVMDIMMPILDGISALAQMRNDGNTTPVLLLTAKDSLQDKVTGLNTGADDYLVKPFDLEELTARIYALARRNARHAQNDIHVGPLTINVPQRTVKRDGETITLTAKEFDLLFYLASNENIVLSRQQILDHVWEYDYESYSNLIDVYIKDLRKKIDTDENVKLIQTVRGVGYVLKTEN, encoded by the coding sequence ATGAAAATTTTACTTGTAGAAGACGAAGAAATGCTGAATGGTATCACGGCTAAATATTTACGTGCAGAAAATATGACAGTTGATACATGCTTCAATGGGCAACAAGCGATCGATTACGTTAACACATCTAGCTATGACGTTATCGTAATGGATATTATGATGCCAATCCTCGATGGTATCAGTGCTCTTGCACAAATGCGTAACGACGGTAATACAACACCTGTATTGCTTTTAACAGCAAAGGATTCCTTACAAGATAAAGTTACAGGCCTTAACACTGGTGCAGATGATTATCTTGTAAAGCCTTTCGATCTTGAAGAGTTAACCGCTCGTATTTATGCATTGGCTCGTCGTAATGCGCGTCATGCACAAAACGATATCCATGTAGGTCCACTTACCATCAATGTTCCTCAACGTACTGTTAAACGCGACGGCGAAACAATTACATTGACTGCAAAAGAATTCGACCTATTATTCTATTTAGCAAGTAACGAAAATATCGTATTATCTCGTCAACAAATCCTTGACCATGTTTGGGAATACGATTATGAAAGCTACTCTAACCTTATCGACGTATACATTAAAGATTTGCGCAAGAAAATTGATACTGATGAGAATGTAAAACTCATTCAAACGGTTCGTGGAGTAGGGTATGTCCTCAAAACAGAAAACTAA
- a CDS encoding sensor histidine kinase codes for MSSKQKTNDPHRDLDTMSGAATDLFNRLPLTFKIMSWYTIFLLIILMVASAWIYAYTHESDNKEVRERLQQQAMIMATDIRKFKPYQDNTFFFVSTQDGYIIKGALPDGFPNQTILSLGQVGEIAAGDDTFYYYDTPVNEPNYRGILRAVTKVKTASKKTENLLYSLLLGNIIFLLISSLGGYLFIKKGLKPVRTLTKTAKVIGKNNDLSRRIDIPARTARDEIYELTTTFNRMISGLEDSSNRERQFSSDVSHELHTPIAVIKAESEFALKYGRTEADLREGLTHILEQAKFMTNLVSQLLDVARLENAQGLSFAPVNVSLMLSNMVHDYTRLCTENTDKQITITSHIEPNLHMNAHEVSLRRAITNLVDNAIKFTNSTIDISAKLVGRDLVITVTDNGIGIEPEALDHIWDRMYQTEQSRNKKSNHGIGLGLYFVNKVINLHHGTVTATSEPQVKTTFTVRLPYNTREE; via the coding sequence ATGTCCTCAAAACAGAAAACTAATGATCCTCACCGAGATCTAGATACCATGTCTGGGGCAGCCACCGATTTATTTAATCGGCTGCCCCTAACCTTTAAAATTATGTCTTGGTATACCATCTTTTTGCTTATCATTTTGATGGTTGCATCCGCATGGATTTACGCATATACACATGAATCCGATAACAAAGAAGTGCGCGAACGCTTACAACAACAAGCGATGATTATGGCTACGGATATCCGCAAGTTTAAACCGTACCAAGATAATACATTCTTCTTTGTATCAACTCAAGATGGCTATATTATTAAAGGCGCCTTGCCAGATGGGTTTCCAAACCAAACAATCCTTTCCTTAGGCCAAGTTGGTGAAATTGCTGCTGGTGATGATACCTTCTACTACTACGATACTCCGGTCAACGAACCGAACTATCGTGGTATTTTGCGTGCTGTTACAAAAGTAAAAACAGCCTCTAAAAAGACGGAAAACCTTTTATACAGCTTACTGTTAGGGAATATCATTTTCTTACTAATTTCCTCCCTAGGCGGTTATCTTTTCATCAAAAAAGGACTTAAACCGGTCCGAACTTTGACGAAAACAGCTAAAGTCATCGGTAAGAACAACGACTTGAGCCGTCGTATCGACATTCCGGCTCGCACAGCGAGAGATGAAATCTACGAACTAACTACAACATTTAACCGTATGATTTCAGGTCTTGAGGATTCTTCCAATCGTGAAAGACAGTTTAGTTCTGACGTATCTCACGAGCTACATACACCAATTGCCGTTATTAAAGCAGAAAGTGAATTTGCTCTAAAATACGGTCGTACAGAAGCAGATCTACGGGAAGGTTTAACACATATCTTAGAGCAAGCTAAGTTCATGACTAACCTCGTAAGCCAACTGCTTGATGTAGCCCGCCTTGAAAATGCACAAGGTCTAAGCTTTGCACCTGTCAATGTATCATTGATGTTATCCAATATGGTCCACGACTATACAAGACTCTGTACAGAAAATACAGATAAACAGATTACGATTACATCTCATATTGAGCCTAATTTACATATGAATGCTCACGAAGTATCATTACGTCGAGCTATCACAAACCTAGTGGACAATGCCATTAAGTTTACAAACTCTACTATTGATATTTCGGCTAAACTAGTAGGCAGGGACTTAGTCATTACCGTAACAGATAATGGTATTGGCATCGAACCTGAAGCTCTGGATCATATTTGGGATCGGATGTATCAGACGGAACAATCGCGAAATAAAAAGTCTAATCACGGCATCGGCCTAGGCCTATACTTTGTAAATAAAGTTATTAACTTACACCATGGTACAGTAACGGCCACGAGTGAACCACAAGTAAAAACTACATTTACCGTGCGATTGCCGTACAATACAAGGGAAGAATAA
- a CDS encoding DUF445 domain-containing protein has protein sequence MISYLKSLTLKQRANGILGLTAVLYCFAFVGQFFFGYESWYQPLYWAVQSALIGSVADWFAVTALFRKPLGFPYHTALIPRNKDRLINGVIKLVETKMLTKERCKVLLKNVQFVPLFEKFLLSPEGQRAARLVIHQGLHLLWKSQTNEEWAQWGAKRIRGLLQQHSLVPVLKHVLLDLCEHNRYESMVVQVLNVIQERINHPAMVTWLTAVVAEEAHKKKRKGFWSDFLISMSEATDVVNYQEMAEAIVQEAYAMLESWKRPNSPERTAWLRQWVEPIRNIEENHEVCDALNEAWERWIREQDWESVIENHLCPYIEELLLVGDENGETPAQVLVNIALELWNVYGQSEDLRNRIEKTLHDIGDYVLEQGYDLIETIIRQVLGGLSTDKFIYFIESKVEDDLSWIRINGAIVGAVAGLLVWTFLEYVYMPFWQQFVG, from the coding sequence ATGATTAGTTATTTGAAATCCCTTACCTTGAAACAGCGTGCTAATGGCATTTTAGGCTTGACTGCCGTATTGTATTGTTTTGCTTTTGTAGGACAATTTTTCTTTGGCTATGAAAGTTGGTATCAACCGTTGTACTGGGCTGTTCAATCTGCCCTCATCGGCAGTGTGGCCGACTGGTTCGCTGTAACAGCATTATTCCGTAAGCCACTAGGTTTCCCATATCATACAGCGCTAATTCCTAGAAATAAAGATCGCCTCATTAATGGCGTTATTAAACTTGTAGAGACGAAGATGCTTACCAAGGAGCGTTGTAAAGTATTATTAAAAAATGTGCAATTTGTGCCATTGTTTGAGAAGTTCTTGTTGTCTCCTGAGGGGCAACGAGCAGCACGCCTTGTGATTCATCAAGGACTACACCTTTTATGGAAATCTCAAACTAATGAAGAATGGGCACAATGGGGGGCAAAACGCATTCGTGGATTGCTTCAACAACATTCTCTCGTGCCCGTTTTGAAACACGTATTACTCGATTTATGTGAGCATAATCGCTATGAAAGCATGGTCGTACAAGTTTTAAACGTGATTCAAGAACGGATTAATCATCCAGCTATGGTTACCTGGCTTACCGCTGTCGTAGCAGAAGAGGCACATAAGAAAAAGCGAAAAGGGTTCTGGTCTGATTTCCTTATTTCTATGTCCGAAGCTACCGATGTAGTAAACTATCAAGAAATGGCAGAGGCTATTGTCCAAGAGGCCTATGCGATGCTGGAAAGCTGGAAACGGCCCAATAGCCCCGAACGAACAGCTTGGTTGCGACAATGGGTAGAACCAATTCGTAATATTGAAGAGAACCATGAAGTCTGCGATGCTCTTAACGAAGCGTGGGAACGCTGGATTCGCGAACAAGACTGGGAATCTGTTATCGAAAACCATTTATGTCCTTATATAGAAGAACTATTGCTTGTAGGGGATGAAAATGGAGAAACTCCGGCTCAGGTTTTAGTTAATATTGCTCTTGAGTTATGGAATGTTTACGGTCAATCAGAAGATCTTAGAAATCGTATTGAAAAAACCTTACACGATATTGGCGACTATGTACTTGAACAAGGGTATGACCTTATTGAAACTATCATACGTCAAGTATTAGGTGGCCTCAGTACAGATAAATTTATTTACTTTATTGAATCTAAGGTGGAGGACGATCTCAGCTGGATCCGCATTAATGGTGCTATCGTTGGTGCTGTAGCGGGTCTGCTTGTATGGACCTTCCTAGAATATGTATATATGCCGTTTTGGCAACAATTTGTAGGCTAA
- a CDS encoding DUF445 family protein, whose protein sequence is MMKTKPVATTLLVVMAIIFLISYPQRHDTFWAFIMHISGAAMIGGLADWYAVTALFTKPLGIPFKTAILPRSKERLIQIGRTMLSEELLRVPQMYYAIKKERVMVRIVEYGMSDVGQVQIRNLLYGVGNQVLSHMDIEPMRQEINKAIYKGVTNWKATPLVILFGRCMLERHTASVFWLYFNRTCQRVIASNQVYPYLYRVMLDIMKTYTKDSFFRELAIAFGGDGLSPERLVETVQKKAVQFLKENESIDSALGRYVWGQAIRFFNNLETNTEWQAFIEEHKNQWIRMVLEEWEGKLIDGDTLDWKRLMDIVMDRFNVLGTEILLNPDKQAPFERFFLLRSIPWLQKLNPLIDSVVGQELSRYSPDEITQIVRGKMYYDLQMVRINGSLIGAVLGGTLYGLTIIVEGVLK, encoded by the coding sequence ATGATGAAAACCAAACCAGTGGCAACCACCCTGTTGGTTGTCATGGCTATTATATTTTTAATTTCATATCCGCAGCGACATGATACATTTTGGGCCTTTATCATGCATATCTCTGGGGCAGCTATGATAGGTGGCCTCGCGGACTGGTATGCAGTAACGGCTCTCTTTACGAAGCCTTTAGGCATTCCTTTCAAAACGGCAATCTTGCCGCGCAGTAAGGAACGATTAATTCAGATAGGCCGCACTATGCTCAGCGAAGAGCTATTGCGCGTGCCACAGATGTATTATGCTATCAAAAAAGAACGCGTTATGGTCCGTATCGTTGAATACGGCATGAGCGATGTGGGACAAGTTCAAATTCGAAATCTCTTGTACGGTGTGGGCAATCAAGTTTTATCTCATATGGATATTGAACCGATGCGCCAAGAGATTAATAAGGCTATTTATAAGGGGGTTACAAACTGGAAAGCAACACCCCTCGTTATTCTCTTTGGCCGTTGTATGCTAGAACGTCACACAGCAAGCGTGTTTTGGCTTTATTTTAACCGCACATGTCAGCGTGTTATCGCATCAAATCAGGTATATCCCTATTTGTATCGCGTCATGCTAGACATTATGAAAACTTATACAAAGGATTCTTTCTTTCGTGAATTGGCCATCGCCTTTGGCGGAGATGGACTTTCACCAGAACGATTGGTAGAAACGGTACAGAAAAAAGCCGTTCAATTCTTGAAGGAAAATGAATCTATTGACTCTGCATTGGGGCGCTATGTATGGGGCCAAGCCATTCGCTTTTTCAATAATTTGGAAACTAATACAGAGTGGCAAGCTTTCATCGAAGAACATAAAAATCAGTGGATTAGAATGGTTCTTGAAGAATGGGAAGGCAAACTTATCGATGGGGATACATTGGATTGGAAACGCCTCATGGACATCGTTATGGATCGCTTTAATGTGCTCGGCACCGAAATTTTGTTGAATCCAGACAAGCAGGCGCCGTTTGAGCGGTTCTTCTTGTTGCGTAGTATTCCGTGGTTGCAGAAATTGAACCCCCTCATCGACAGTGTGGTAGGTCAGGAATTATCTCGCTATTCGCCTGATGAAATCACTCAAATTGTTCGTGGCAAAATGTACTATGACCTTCAAATGGTGCGTATTAATGGTTCCCTTATAGGGGCTGTCCTTGGGGGCACCTTATACGGTTTGACCATCATTGTAGAGGGGGTGCTCAAATGA
- a CDS encoding MBL fold metallo-hydrolase, whose protein sequence is MLHVTFLAHSGFLVEDGKRCYVFDYYKDPNNIVWQLAKRGRELWFFVSHTHGDHFNPSITEFDGPQTRYICHQDVPLEGKVKKCITMRPGQDALLDDVGIHMYGSTDEGGSFYIKTNTANIDSDSIFHAGDLNWWHWLGDTPENNADAKRMAWREFKELDGLAVDVAMFPVDNRLEDAMEWGSIEFLRRVQVNKAFIPMHLNGPLWTPSVYFKALFGEVPIWEPQKDGDEATF, encoded by the coding sequence ATGTTACATGTTACTTTTTTAGCGCATAGTGGATTCCTTGTAGAGGATGGTAAGCGTTGCTATGTGTTTGATTATTATAAGGATCCTAATAATATTGTTTGGCAGTTGGCTAAACGAGGTCGTGAACTTTGGTTCTTCGTAAGTCACACTCATGGAGATCACTTTAACCCATCCATTACGGAATTTGATGGGCCTCAAACGCGCTATATTTGTCATCAAGATGTGCCGTTAGAGGGCAAGGTAAAAAAATGTATTACCATGCGCCCTGGCCAAGATGCACTATTAGATGATGTAGGCATCCATATGTATGGCAGCACCGATGAAGGTGGCTCTTTTTACATAAAGACAAATACGGCGAATATCGACTCTGACTCTATTTTCCATGCAGGAGACCTTAATTGGTGGCATTGGCTTGGTGATACGCCAGAAAACAATGCGGATGCAAAGCGTATGGCTTGGCGTGAGTTCAAGGAATTAGACGGTTTGGCCGTAGATGTAGCGATGTTCCCTGTAGATAATCGTTTGGAAGACGCTATGGAGTGGGGCAGTATTGAATTTTTGCGCCGTGTACAGGTGAATAAAGCCTTTATTCCAATGCATTTGAATGGTCCATTATGGACACCGTCTGTATACTTTAAAGCTCTCTTTGGGGAGGTGCCGATTTGGGAACCTCAAAAAGATGGCGATGAGGCTACTTTTTAG